A single window of Nicotiana tomentosiformis chromosome 1, ASM39032v3, whole genome shotgun sequence DNA harbors:
- the LOC138904352 gene encoding uncharacterized protein, giving the protein MPYNEKFMIVEAWKHIDFLCKGYILSALEDDLYNVYSATNTSKELWDALAKKYKTDDACLKKFVVVKFLDYKMIDNKTVGSQVQELQLIFHDLIVEGMIVNEAFQVAAMMENLPPSWRGFKNYLKHKRKEIKLKDLVVRLKIEEDNKTAEKKSRGNLTIMRANIIEETAPKSKKRKRSSGHTKEQNKKKFKGNCYNCGKACHKAPDCHLPKKDKKTG; this is encoded by the coding sequence ATGCCATACAATGAGAAgtttatgattgttgaggcgtggaaacatatagattttctttgcaaaggttacatcctaagtgctttggaggatgacttatacaatgtctacagtgctacgaatacttcgaaagaattatgggatgcACTTgcgaagaagtacaagactgatgATGCATGCTTGAAAAAGTTTGTGGTTgtcaagtttctagactataaaatgatagacaacaaaacCGTTGGATCCCAAGTTcaagagcttcaacttatttttcacgaccttattgttgaaggtatgatagtgaatgaagcatttcaagtggccgCAATGATGGAAAACTTGCCTCCTTCATGGAGAGGTTTCAAAAACTATCtaaagcacaagcgcaaagaaataaaGTTGAAAGATCTTGTggttcgtctcaagattgaggaagataacaaaacagccgagaagaagtctcgtggaaatttaACGATTATGAGAGCTAATATcattgaggagactgctccaaaaagtaagaagaggaagaggtcttctggacatactaaggagcagaacaagaagaaattcaagggcaactgctacaattgtggaaaagcttgtcacaaagcccctgattgtcatCTCCCGAAAAAGGACAAGAAAACGGGATAG